CCTTGTCACTCATCAGGTAACGCACATAGCCAAGATGGAACCAGGCCCATTGATAGTCCGGCCAGATACGCACGGCCTCGATCAGCGAGGCTTCGGACGCGGCAAGGTCTTCGCTCTGGCGGTAGAGCGTCCAGCCGAGCCAGCCGTGATAATAGGGTTCGCTCGCGTCAAGGCTGATCGCATGCCGCAAGAGCGACTGGCCTTCTTCCACGCGCCCCAGAAAATCGGCGAGCATGATGCCGAGCTTGCCCCATGCCCAGTCGTCGAACGGGTCTTCATCCACTGCGCGGCGGTAGGCCGCTTCAGCACCTTCAAAGTCCTGCAGGTTGACGCTCAGATTATGGGCGTGCTGGGTCCATGCCCAGGTATCGCTCGGGTCAATCGCGATCACGCGCTCCCAGTGGCCTTGGGCTGCCAGAAAGTCGCCGTTCGTTTCAGCGGCGCGGGCGGCGGCGATCAGGGCTTCCTTGCCGTCTTCCCCTGCGAGCTGCGGCAGCACCAGATTGCGTTCGGGCCGGTCGCGGGTCGGCTGCACCGTGGGGCGGAACCCGAGGGCAGCCCGGCTTTCGCGCGCGCCCTGATTGGTCGGCTCCAGCTTCATGGCCTCGGAGAAGGCTTCGGCGGCTTCGCCCCGGCGGCCCGGCAAGGCAGACAGAACCTCACCCAGCATATGCCATGCCTCGGGCGACTTGCGGTCGAGCGCGATCACGGCGCGCAAGGTGCGTTCCGCTTCTTCGATCTGCCCCGCGCCCGCCTGGCGCCTGCCAAGGTCAAGGAATTCGCGGACAGCCTGCTTGATGTCGATCAGGTCTGCCATAGGGTTTGCCGTTTATCCCCGCCCTGCGCAAAACACGAGTCAATTCTGACGGCAGGCCGCGCAAAGACCATGCAGCTCGACCGTCTGGCGGCGGATCGAGAAGGCGGCAGGGCCAGCCGCCGCCATGATTGCCGTGTCGAGATCGGGGGATGTCACTTCCGCCACATTGCCGCAGGCATCGCAGATCAAGAACTGGCTGACGTGCCTGTCGCCGGGGTGCGGGCAGCCGATGAAGGCATTGAGCGATTCGATCTTGTGGACGAAGCCTTCCTTCATCAGGAAATCGAGCGCGCGGTAAACGGTTGTGGGCTTCGGCGAGCCTGCCTCGGGCGGCAGCATCTCAAGCAGGTCATAGGCCTTCACGGCCCGGTGGCCCTGCCACACCAGCCGGAGGACCTGCCGACGCAGTTCGGTGAAGCGTTTGCCACGCGCCGCACACAGCCGTTCGGCTTCCGCGAGGGCCGTGCCGATACAGGCGCGGTGATCGTGTGCCACAGCCTTGCCCATCAGGCGAGCCCGCTGCCCTTGGGCGCCAGATTGACATGCCGGTGCAAGGCGGCGGAAAGGATCAGGCCGTAGGCAATCAGCCAGGTCATCATCGCCGATCCGCCGTAAGAGACCATCGGCAAGGGCACCCCCACCACTGGCAGGAGGCCCATCACCATGCCGACGTTGATAAGCACATAGAAATAAAGCGTGCAGGAAAGTCCCACCGCCAGCAGCCGCCCATACTGGCTGCGGCTGCCGATACCGGTGAGGAGACCATAGGTCAGCACCACCATATAAAGGCTGAGAAGGATCAGCCCGCCGATAAGGCCAAACTCTTCAGCGAGCACCGTATAGATGAAGTCTGTTTTCATCTCGGGCAGGAAATTCAGCTGGCTTTGCGTGCCTTCAAGGAAGCCCTTGCCAGTGAGCCCCCCTGAGCCAAGTGCGATTTTCGACTGGGTAATCTGGTAGCCGGCCCCGAGCGGGTCGGATTCCGGGTTAAGGAAAGTCAGAACCCGGTTCTTCTGATAGTCATGCAGGAACTGCCAGCCGATGGGCACGGCAGCCGCCACTGCAATCCCGGCAGACCAGAATATCCATGCCGGCAGCCCGGCTAGGAAAAGGATCGCCACCCCGCCGCCCACAATCGTAATGCCGGTGCCAAGGTCCGGCTGGATCACCACAAGCGCCGCCGGGATCAGGATCAGCATCGCCGGGATGATCAGGCTGGTCAGCCGCCGGCTCTGGTAAAAGTCCCGCCCGTGGAAATAACGGGCAAGTGCCATCACGACGGCGATTTTCATCAGTTCGGACGGCTGCACCCGCATCGGCCCGATATCGAGCCAGCGCTGCCCGCCCATGCCGACTGCACCCGCGATCTCCACCGCCAGCAGCATGATGAGGCAGGTGAACCAGGCGGGATAGGAAAGCGCCATCCATACCCGGATATCGACAACCGCAATCACGATCATCGCTATGAAAAGGATGCCGAAACGCTTCATCTGGGTCGAAGCCCACGGGTCAAGGCTGCCGCCCGCCACCGAATAAAGGATCGCAAAGCCGATGCAGGCGATAGCCAGATTGACGAGCACCATGCTCCATGAAAGCCCCCGCAACCGCTGCCACAGGGACTTGTTCACCCGGCTCGGGCCGAACATGCGGGAAGCGCCCCTCATGACACTTCCCCTTGCGGGCGAAGCATCGCAGGCACGGAAGCCACTTCCTCGCCCTCGCGCGGCACGGTGCCGTTTTCAAGCTCGATAGCGCGGTCGATCAGGGCGCGGGCGATGGGGGCGGCGACTTTCGAACCGCTCGAGCCATGCTCCACCAGAATGCCCGCCGCATAGGTCGGCGCTTCCACGGGGCCGTAGGCAATATAAAGCGCATGGTCGCGCATTTCCCACGGCAGGTCCTCGTTTTTGATCACGCCCGTCACGCGTTCAGCGCGGGTGATGCGGCGCACCTGCGCCGTACCCGTTTTGCCCGCGAGCTTCGCCTTGCCCTTGCCGCGGGAGTAATCGTGTGCGGTGCCGCCCACTTCGGTCACCATCTCGAGGCCGCGACGGACAATCGCAAGGTTCTCGGGCTTCACAGGCAGATTGCCGAACATGAAGTCCCCACCATAAGCGCGCTGCTCAAGGGTTGGCTCAACCAGCCGACCCGACGCCAGCCGCGCCGTCATCACGGCGAGCTGCAAGGGCGTGGTGAGCATGGCGCCCTGCCCGATTGAAACGTTCAGCGTTTCGCCAAGGTTCCAGCGCTGGCCCAGCACCGCGCGCTTCCATGCACGGTCCGGCACAAGGCCCGGTTTCTCGCCCTCGAGCCCGATATCAAGCGTATGGCCCAGCCCGAAGTGCCGTGCCATTTCGGCGATCTTGTCGATATCGAGCTTGTGGGCGATGTTATAGAAGAAAACGTCACAGCTTTTGGAAAGCGCCTGGCTCACATTCACGCGCCCATGGCCGCGCCGCAGGTGGCAGTGGAACACATGGTCGCCAAGCGGATGCTTGCCGTTGCAGAAAAACTCGGTCTCTTCGGTGATCACGCCCGCTTCAAGGGCGGCGAGCGCCACCACCGACTTGAAGGTGGAGCCCGGCGGATACTGGCCCGTGAGGCATTTGTTCAAAAGCGGCTTGCGCTGGTCGTTCATCAGCGCCGACCAGTTGGCCTGGCTGATACCCAGCGCGAAATCGTTGGGATCAAAGCTCGGGCTGGAGGCCAGCGTGACAATTTCGCCCGTGCGGACATCAATCACAACGGCGCCCGCCGAATGCTCGCCCATCACTTCGGCTGCCAGATTCTGCAGCTCCAAATCGATGGAGAGATGGATATCCTCGCCCGGCGTGGCTTCCTGCCGCCCCGGCAGCTCGCGGATTTCACGACCGACCGAGTTTACCTCCACCCGGCGCGTACCGGCGGTGCCGCGGAGGCGACCTTCATACTGGCGCTCCAGCCCCTGACGGCCAATCTTGAAGCCCGGCAGCTGGTAAAGCGGATTGTCGCCAATCTCGTCCTCACCCGCCGTTGAAAGATAGCCCACAAGGTGTGCCACACTCGGGCCCGCCGGATAGGCGCGCGACATGCCGGAGTCCGGCACCACGCCCGGCAGCTCAGGGATCGAGACATTGACGCGTGAGAAGGTTTCCCAATTGAGGCCTTGGGCCACCGTCACCGGCAAGAAGCGCCGCTGGCGCTTGATCTGGCGCATCAGCCGCGCGGTGTCGCGGTCATCAAGCTGGACGATACGGCCAAGCCGGTCCAGCGTCAGCGCTACATTGCCGGCCTGTTCGGGCACCAGAAAAACACGGAAGTCCTGACGGTTGGTGGCCAGATCGCGCCCGCGCGCATCCAGAATGCGGCCCCGCACCGGCGGGATCAGGCGCAGCGAAACACGGTTCTTGTCGGCTCGCACCCGGTATTCATCGCCCTGCACCACGCCCAGATAATAGAGCCGCGCGCCAAGGGCCGCGAACCCCAGAAACTGGGCCCCCGCGATCATGAAGGCGCGGCGGCTGAACAACTGATACCTTAATCCTTCGCGTGCCATGGCATCCTACATCACGGACCGGCGTATCCGGCCAAACACTAGGGCCAGCGGTCCGAACGAGACGGCGGTGACCGCCCATTGGGTCAGGATCGGCACAAGCGGCCAAAGATCACCCCTGACGATCGAGGTCACGGCCCAGGCAATGGCATAAAGCGCAAAGGAAAGGCCGGTGAACACGGCCCAATATACGATACGGCTGCGCCCTTTGTAATGC
The Gimibacter soli DNA segment above includes these coding regions:
- a CDS encoding transcriptional repressor, whose product is MGKAVAHDHRACIGTALAEAERLCAARGKRFTELRRQVLRLVWQGHRAVKAYDLLEMLPPEAGSPKPTTVYRALDFLMKEGFVHKIESLNAFIGCPHPGDRHVSQFLICDACGNVAEVTSPDLDTAIMAAAGPAAFSIRRQTVELHGLCAACRQN
- the rodA gene encoding rod shape-determining protein RodA, with product MRGASRMFGPSRVNKSLWQRLRGLSWSMVLVNLAIACIGFAILYSVAGGSLDPWASTQMKRFGILFIAMIVIAVVDIRVWMALSYPAWFTCLIMLLAVEIAGAVGMGGQRWLDIGPMRVQPSELMKIAVVMALARYFHGRDFYQSRRLTSLIIPAMLILIPAALVVIQPDLGTGITIVGGGVAILFLAGLPAWIFWSAGIAVAAAVPIGWQFLHDYQKNRVLTFLNPESDPLGAGYQITQSKIALGSGGLTGKGFLEGTQSQLNFLPEMKTDFIYTVLAEEFGLIGGLILLSLYMVVLTYGLLTGIGSRSQYGRLLAVGLSCTLYFYVLINVGMVMGLLPVVGVPLPMVSYGGSAMMTWLIAYGLILSAALHRHVNLAPKGSGLA
- the mrdA gene encoding penicillin-binding protein 2; translation: MFSRRAFMIAGAQFLGFAALGARLYYLGVVQGDEYRVRADKNRVSLRLIPPVRGRILDARGRDLATNRQDFRVFLVPEQAGNVALTLDRLGRIVQLDDRDTARLMRQIKRQRRFLPVTVAQGLNWETFSRVNVSIPELPGVVPDSGMSRAYPAGPSVAHLVGYLSTAGEDEIGDNPLYQLPGFKIGRQGLERQYEGRLRGTAGTRRVEVNSVGREIRELPGRQEATPGEDIHLSIDLELQNLAAEVMGEHSAGAVVIDVRTGEIVTLASSPSFDPNDFALGISQANWSALMNDQRKPLLNKCLTGQYPPGSTFKSVVALAALEAGVITEETEFFCNGKHPLGDHVFHCHLRRGHGRVNVSQALSKSCDVFFYNIAHKLDIDKIAEMARHFGLGHTLDIGLEGEKPGLVPDRAWKRAVLGQRWNLGETLNVSIGQGAMLTTPLQLAVMTARLASGRLVEPTLEQRAYGGDFMFGNLPVKPENLAIVRRGLEMVTEVGGTAHDYSRGKGKAKLAGKTGTAQVRRITRAERVTGVIKNEDLPWEMRDHALYIAYGPVEAPTYAAGILVEHGSSGSKVAAPIARALIDRAIELENGTVPREGEEVASVPAMLRPQGEVS